Proteins from a genomic interval of Cuculus canorus isolate bCucCan1 chromosome 17, bCucCan1.pri, whole genome shotgun sequence:
- the SELPLG gene encoding P-selectin glycoprotein ligand 1 has translation MQPSALGGPTLGVTSFQALRNHSLSSVPASPSPPGQEVQAEGGPRQPSDFSGSLGMLLRPGAGAAEPSPAMPVGAAAQRPPASPGRGPMVPGWAVLVMLVLSILGARGAVPPPEPGQYRGVQWVWGAAGEVQAEPLLLSRRKRGDSGQQPSATTMPSSNDTNSPELNLPSSAPPPAPSTNASLHRAPAVPTAADLLDETDVPELLVSSAPSPTTNASLHRARAAPTTADPWDETDGPDLLLGSTTPIEPGTQAAPQNSVTTTLTQLMSLSEEGTAASSAASSSSATSPPFGPTTTAYKEVKKSGSSPMPTRSAPWDTTPTGTTTTPPWDPSGLMGKCLLAILLLALVAATFMVCTGVLGARLWRRARTAHRRLTHTEMVCISSLLPDGEVATNGPKSGPARRSKPLLDGGSEFDGDNLTLSSFLPEHS, from the exons ATGCAGCCCTCCGCCCTCGGTGGCCCCACTCTTGGCGTGACGTCCTTCCAGGCTCTCCGAAACCACAGCCTCTCTTCCGTGCCCGCCTCTCCTTCCCCACCCGGGCAGGAGGTGCAGGCGGAGGGTGGACCGCGACAGCCATCAGATTTCAGCGGTTCCCTTGGGATGCTCTTGCGCCCCGGTGCTGGTGCAGCTGAGCCCTCGCCGGCGATGCCTGTTGGCGCAGCGGCTCAGCGTCCCCCGGCGTCCCCTGGCAGAG GTCCCATGGTGCcaggctgggctgtgctggtgaTGCTGGTGCTGAGCATCCTGGGGGCGCGCGGGGCCGTGCCGCCACCGGAGCCGGGGCAGTACCGCGGTGTGCAGTGGGTCTGGGGGGCGGCTGGGGAGGTGCAGGCTGAGCCCCTGCTGCTCTCCCGCAGGAAGCGGGGTGACAGCGGGCAGCAGCCCAGTGCCACCACCATGCCCAGCAGCAATGACACCAATTCCCCCGAGCTCAACCTGCCGAGCTCCGCGCCACCACCGGCCCCCAGCACCAACGCCAGCCTCCACCGAGCGCCTGCAGTGCCGACCGCGGCCGATCTCCTGGACGAGACTGATGTCCCTGAACTGCTCGTGAGCTCTGCACCATCACCCACCACCAACGCCAGCCTGCACCGGGCACGTGCAGCACCAACCACAGCCGATCCCTGGGATGAGACTGATGGCCCCGACCTGCTGCTGGGCTCTACGACACCAATAGAGCCCGGAACACAGGCAGCGCCCCAGAACAGCGTCACCACTACCCTCACGCAGCTCATGTCGCTCAGTGAGGAGGGGACGGCGGCCAGCAGCgcagccagcagctcctctgcaaccTCCCCACCTTTTGGTCCCACCACCACGGCTTACAAGGAAGTCAAGAAATCTGGATCTTCCCCAATGCCGACTCGTTCAGCCCCGTGGGACACAACACCAACGGGAACCACGACGACGCCGCCCTGGGACCCCAGCGGGCTGATGGGCAAGTGCCTGCTGGCCATCCTGCTGCTGGCGCTGGTGGCCGCCACCTTCATGGTGTGCACCGGGGTGCTGGGCGCACGGCTCTGGCGGCGGGCACGGACGGCACACCGCCGGCTCACCCACACCGAGATGGTCTGcatctcctccctgctgcccgACGGCGAGGTGGCCACCAACGGCCCCAAATCCGGCCCAGCCCGGCGGTCGAAGCCGCTGCTCGACGGCGGCTCCGAGTTTGATGGTGACAACCTGACTCTCAGCAGCTTCTTGCCAGAGCACTCCTGA
- the TMEM119 gene encoding transmembrane protein 119 yields the protein MAMQAAMGAWILLLLVVVAPVHLAAPRHAAVLPDGGGSGDGEEVSATPPIRRVTPRTGPTVADATGTTVTNSSAPGSLLDGLVDFFKEYMLLVVVVGSLVFVLLFIICAAVIVRQKHKASAYYPSSFPKKKYVDERDKTGGARAFSEVPEKAPDSGAEEPLDSSRQLQADILAAAQNLKSPHKASLANGARGEQNSSPEEKEEGSKKLSEEQRDEQPPESPSPNPGAEEAVGTTGAGGDGVPDAPQDGTQAI from the coding sequence ATGGCGATGCAGGCAGCGATGGGCGCCTGgatactgctgctgctggtggtggtggccccGGTGCACTTGGCAGCGCCCCGGCACGCCGCGGTGCTACCCGATGGCGGGGGCAGTGGGGATGGCGAGGAGGTCTCGGCCACGCCACCCATCCGCCGTGTGACGCCAAGGACTGGCCCGACAGTGGCGGATGCGACGGGGACCACAGTCACCAACAGCTCGGCGCCGGGCAGCCTGCTGGATGGGCTGGTGGACTTCTTCAAGGAGTAcatgctgctggtggtggtggtgggttcGCTGGTCTTCGTCCTCCTCTTCATCATCTGCGCCGCTGTCATTGTCCGGCAGAAGCACAAGGCATCTGCCTATtatccctcctccttccccaagaAGAAGTACGTGGATGAGCGGGATAAGACAGGAGGAGCTCGGGCGTTCAGCGAGGTGCCCGAGAAAGCCCCCGACTCCGGCGCTGAAGAGCCCCTTGACAGCAGCCGGCAGCTGCAGGCAGATATCCTCGCTGCAGCTCAGAACCTCAAATCACCCCACAAGGCATCACTCGCCAACGGGGCCCGGGGAGAGCAGAACTCCTCcccagaggaaaaggaggaagggagcaaAAAGTTGAGTGAAGAGCAACGTGATGAGCAACCCCCTGAGTCCCCTTCCCCAAACCCAGGTGCTGAGGAAGCCGTGGGCACAACAGGagctgggggtgatggggtcCCTGATGCGCCCCAGGATGGCACCCAGGCCATCTAG
- the ISCU gene encoding iron-sulfur cluster assembly enzyme ISCU → MAALRAVGAVLLRPGRGGEVAARLGYHKKVVDHYENPRNVGSLDRNAKNVGTGLVGAPACGDVMKLQVEVDDNGRIVDARFKTFGCGSAIASSSLATEWVKGKTVDEALKIKNTDIAKELCLPPVKLHCSMLAEDAIKAALADYKLKQDPNKEESEKKVNNA, encoded by the exons ATGGCGGCGCTGCGGGCGGTGGGGGCGGTGCTGCTGCGGCCCGGGCGCGGCGGGGAGGTGGCGGCCAGGCTGGGTTACCACAAGAAA GTGGTGGATCACTACGAGAACCCGCGCAACGTCGGCTCCCTCGACCGTAACGCCAAGAACGTGGGCACCGGCCTGGTGGGCGCCCCGGCCTGCGGAGACGTCATGAAGCTGCAG GTGGAAGTGGATGACAACGGCAGGATTGTTGATGCCCGTTTCAAAACATTTGGCTGCGGGTCGGCGATCGCATCAAGTTCACTGGCAACGGAGTGGGTCAAAGGGAAAACG GTTGATGAAGCACTGAAAATCAAGAACACAGATATTGCTAAAGAACTCTGCCTTCCTCCAGTCAAACTACACTGCTCCA tgTTGGCTGAAGACGCCATCAAGGCTGCCTTGGCTGATTACAAGTTAAAGCAGGATCCAAACAAAGAAGAGTCGGAGAAGAAAGTGAACAATGCCTAA
- the SART3 gene encoding squamous cell carcinoma antigen recognized by T-cells 3 isoform X1, with translation MEDSYAFVLVCLPWKIRRQRYRRRAGQPPRLAKRGGLRGELHKMAAAGAEAAVVAEEEDEKKRLPEDDPESGGDSDDEGDSDSSGDGEDEEKENEAEIQRLEEQLSINAFDYNCHLDLIKLLRQEGELIKLRRARQKMSELFPLTEEIWLDWLKDEIKMASESSEREKVYELFERAVKDYICPEIWLEYAQYSIGGIGQEGGIEKVRSIFERALTAVGLHVTKGTALWEAYREFENAILETAQPAPGSVPSPEQQQMLCSQLEKIHTLFRRQLGIPLLDMEASYAEYEEWSEEPIPETVIKNYKKALQQLEKYKPYEEALLSAETPKLAEYQAYIDFEMKAGDPARIQLIYERALAENCLVPDLWARYNQYLDRQLKVKELVLSAHDRAVRNCPWTVGLWIRYLLAMERHRVDHGIISEMFEKALNAGFIQATDYVEIWQAYLDYLRRRVDFTQDSSKELEELRSAFARAVEYLKQEVEERFSESGDPSCTIMQNWARVEARLCNNMQKARELWDNIMTKGNAKYANMWLEYYNLERAHGDTQHCRKALHRAVQCTSDYPEHVCEVLLTLERIEGTLEDWDAAVQKTENRLARVNEQRAKAAEKEAALAKQEEEKAEQRKQARAEKKASKKAKKNRTGDKRKADDDDESEWGQEEGAEQPSKRHKGDGDGDGVLLEDMEVETGLFGRSGPEKPDHPANQKEKASTSRKDIPKVLHDSSKDNVTVFVSNLSYNMADPEVKLKELFESCGEVAEIRPVFSNKGAFRGYCYVEFKEEKSAHQALGLDRKVVEGRPMFVSPCVDKNKNPNFKVFRYSTTLEKHKLFISGLPFSCTKEELEDVCKAHGNVKDIRLVTNRAGKPKGLAYVEYENEAQASQAVLKMDGLTVKEHVIKVAISNPPLRKVPDKTEAGKASPFAVPRQVYGARGKGRTQLSMMPRALQRQSNPVAKAENGMVQNSPATSSEPPEEPKKMSNADFAKMLLKK, from the exons ATGGAGGATTCATATGCCTTCGTTTTGGTCTGCTTACCGTGGAAGATTCGGCGGCAGCGGTACAGGCGCCGCGCGGGACAGCCCCCACGGCTGGCGAAGCGCGGCGGGCTGCGAGGGGAGCTGCAtaagatggcggcggcgggcgcCGAGGCAGCTGTGGtggcggaggaggaggatgagaagaAGCGGCTGCCGGAGGACGACCCCGAGTCGGGGGGCGACTCGGATGATGAAGGCGACTCGGACTCGTCTGGTGACGGAGAagatgaggagaaagagaaTGAGGCCGAGATCCAGCGGCTAGAGGAGCAG ctttccATCAATGCGTTTGACTATAACTGTCACTTGGATCTGATAAAGTTGCTGCGCCAGGAGGGAGAGTTGATAAAGCTCAGAAGAGCTCGCCAGAAGATGAGTGAACTCTTTCCACTCACCGAAG AGATTTGGCTGGACTGGTTGAAGGATGAGATAAAAATGGCTTCTGAAAGCTCCGAGCGAGAGAAAGTTTATGAACTGTTTGAAAGAGCTGTGAAAGACTACATCT GTCCTGAAATTTGGTTGGAATATGCCCAGTATTCAATTGGTGGCATTGGTCAGGAAGGAGGAATTGAGAAGGTTCGCTCGATATTTGAGAGAGCATTAACTGCAGTGGGACTGCATGTGACAAAAGGCACAGCATTATGGGAAGCGTACCGTGAGTTTGAGAACGCCATCCTGGAGACAGCACAG CCAGCTCCTGGCAGCGTTCCATCgcctgagcagcagcagatgctgtgcAGCCAGCTCGAGAAGATCCACACGCTGTTCCGGCGCCAGCTGGGGATCCCGCTGTTAG ATATGGAGGCTTCATATGCTGAATACGAGGAATGGTCAGAAGAGCCAATACCAGAAACAGTAATAAAGAATTACAAAAAAGCTCTACAGCAATTGGAGAAGTATAAACCGTATGAAGAGGCACTG TTGAGTGCTGAAACACCGAAGCTAGCAGAATATCAAGCTTACAttgattttgaaatgaaagcaggTGATCCAGCTCGCATTCAGTTGATCTATGAGAGAGCGTTGGCTGAGAACTGCCTTGTGCCAGATCTTTGGGCACGTTACAATCAGTACTtg GACCGGCAACTGAAAGTGAAAGAATTGGTCTTGTCTGCTCATGACCGTGCTGTTAGGAACTGTCCCTGGACGGTTGGGCTGTGGATTAGGTATCTTTTGGCGATGGAGAGGCATAGAGTTGATCACGGCATTATTTCTG aaatgtttgaaaaagcTCTGAATGCAGGTTTTATTCAGGCAACGGACTATGTAGAAATCTGGCAGGCATATCTTGACTACCTGAGAAGAAGAGTGGATTTTACACAAG aCTCGAGTAAAGAGCTGGAAGAGCTGCGGTCTGCATTTGCACGTGCTGTGGAGTATCTGAAACAAGAAGTAGAAGAGC GATTCAGTGAAAGTGGAGATCCATCCTGCACCATCATGCAGAACTGGGCAAGAGTTGAG GCCCGGTTGTGTAACAACATGCAGAAAGCCAGAGAGCTCTGGGACAACATTATGACAAAAGGAAATGCCAAATACGCTAACATGTGGCTGGAGTATTACAACCTAGAAAG agctcacGGTGATACTCAGCACTGCAGGAAGGCCTTGCATCGAGCAGTGCAATGCACGAGTGACTATCCAGAGCATGTCTGTGAGGTGCTGCTCACGCTGGAGAGAATTGAAG GAACACTAGAAGACTGGGACGCAGCAGttcaaaaaacagaaaacagattggCTCGAGTCAATGAACAAAGAGCAAAG GCTGCTGAGAAAGAAGCTGCTCTggcaaagcaggaggaggagaaggctgaacAACGAAAGCAGGCTcgggcagaaaagaaagcttccaaaaaggctaaaaaaaacAGGACTGGAGACAAGCGCAAAgcagatgatgatgatgagaGCGAATGGGGACAAGAAGAAGGAg cagagcagcccagcaAGAGACAcaagggagatggagatggtgatggTGTGCTTCTTGAAGACATGGAGGTAGAAACAGGGCTGTTTGGAAGAAGTGGGCCTGAAAAGCCAGATCACCCAgcaaaccaaaaggaaaaggcaTCTACCAGTCGAAAAGACATCCCCAAAGTTTTACATGACAGCAGTAAAGATAACGTCACTGTCTTTGTCAGCAACCTTTCCTACAATATGGCAGATCCTGAAGTGAAACTGAAAGAGCTCTTTGAGAGCTGTGGTGAGGTAGCAGAAATCCGTCCAGTATTCAGCAACAAGGGTGCTTTCCGGGGGTACTGCTATGTAGAATTCAAAGAAGAGAAATCTGCTCACCAAGCTCTTGGCTTGGATCGTAAAGTTGTGGAGGGAAGACCGATGTTTGTTTCTCCATGTGTTGACAAGAACAAGAATCCAAACTTTAAG gtGTTCAGGTATAGCACTACACTGGAGAAACATAAACTGTTTATATCTGGTTTGCCGTTTTCCTGCACtaaggaagagctggaagatgTGTGCAAAGCCCATGGGAATGTGAAAGACATCCGGCTGGTCACCAACCGAGCTGGAAAACCCAAG GGCCTGGCCTATGTGGAATATGAAAATGAAGCACAGGCCTCGCAGGCTGTGCTGAAAATGGATGGCCTGACAGTCAAGGAACATGTCATCAAGGTGGCGATCAGTAACCCCCCTCTCCGAAAGGTGCCGGACAAGACTGAGGCTGGCAAAGCATCGCCGTTTGCGGTACCACGACAGGTTTATGGAGC
- the SART3 gene encoding squamous cell carcinoma antigen recognized by T-cells 3 isoform X2, which translates to MEDSYAFVLVCLPWKIRRQRYRRRAGQPPRLAKRGGLRGELHKMAAAGAEAAVVAEEEDEKKRLPEDDPESGGDSDDEGDSDSSGDGEDEEKENEAEIQRLEEQLSINAFDYNCHLDLIKLLRQEGELIKLRRARQKMSELFPLTEEIWLDWLKDEIKMASESSEREKVYELFERAVKDYICPEIWLEYAQYSIGGIGQEGGIEKVRSIFERALTAVGLHVTKGTALWEAYREFENAILETAQPAPGSVPSPEQQQMLCSQLEKIHTLFRRQLGIPLLDMEASYAEYEEWSEEPIPETVIKNYKKALQQLEKYKPYEEALLSAETPKLAEYQAYIDFEMKAGDPARIQLIYERALAENCLVPDLWARYNQYLDRQLKVKELVLSAHDRAVRNCPWTVGLWIRYLLAMERHRVDHGIISEMFEKALNAGFIQATDYVEIWQAYLDYLRRRVDFTQDSSKELEELRSAFARAVEYLKQEVEERFSESGDPSCTIMQNWARVEARLCNNMQKARELWDNIMTKGNAKYANMWLEYYNLERAHGDTQHCRKALHRAVQCTSDYPEHVCEVLLTLERIEGTLEDWDAAVQKTENRLARVNEQRAKAAEKEAALAKQEEEKAEQRKQARAEKKASKKAKKNRTGDKRKADDDDESEWGQEEGEQPSKRHKGDGDGDGVLLEDMEVETGLFGRSGPEKPDHPANQKEKASTSRKDIPKVLHDSSKDNVTVFVSNLSYNMADPEVKLKELFESCGEVAEIRPVFSNKGAFRGYCYVEFKEEKSAHQALGLDRKVVEGRPMFVSPCVDKNKNPNFKVFRYSTTLEKHKLFISGLPFSCTKEELEDVCKAHGNVKDIRLVTNRAGKPKGLAYVEYENEAQASQAVLKMDGLTVKEHVIKVAISNPPLRKVPDKTEAGKASPFAVPRQVYGARGKGRTQLSMMPRALQRQSNPVAKAENGMVQNSPATSSEPPEEPKKMSNADFAKMLLKK; encoded by the exons ATGGAGGATTCATATGCCTTCGTTTTGGTCTGCTTACCGTGGAAGATTCGGCGGCAGCGGTACAGGCGCCGCGCGGGACAGCCCCCACGGCTGGCGAAGCGCGGCGGGCTGCGAGGGGAGCTGCAtaagatggcggcggcgggcgcCGAGGCAGCTGTGGtggcggaggaggaggatgagaagaAGCGGCTGCCGGAGGACGACCCCGAGTCGGGGGGCGACTCGGATGATGAAGGCGACTCGGACTCGTCTGGTGACGGAGAagatgaggagaaagagaaTGAGGCCGAGATCCAGCGGCTAGAGGAGCAG ctttccATCAATGCGTTTGACTATAACTGTCACTTGGATCTGATAAAGTTGCTGCGCCAGGAGGGAGAGTTGATAAAGCTCAGAAGAGCTCGCCAGAAGATGAGTGAACTCTTTCCACTCACCGAAG AGATTTGGCTGGACTGGTTGAAGGATGAGATAAAAATGGCTTCTGAAAGCTCCGAGCGAGAGAAAGTTTATGAACTGTTTGAAAGAGCTGTGAAAGACTACATCT GTCCTGAAATTTGGTTGGAATATGCCCAGTATTCAATTGGTGGCATTGGTCAGGAAGGAGGAATTGAGAAGGTTCGCTCGATATTTGAGAGAGCATTAACTGCAGTGGGACTGCATGTGACAAAAGGCACAGCATTATGGGAAGCGTACCGTGAGTTTGAGAACGCCATCCTGGAGACAGCACAG CCAGCTCCTGGCAGCGTTCCATCgcctgagcagcagcagatgctgtgcAGCCAGCTCGAGAAGATCCACACGCTGTTCCGGCGCCAGCTGGGGATCCCGCTGTTAG ATATGGAGGCTTCATATGCTGAATACGAGGAATGGTCAGAAGAGCCAATACCAGAAACAGTAATAAAGAATTACAAAAAAGCTCTACAGCAATTGGAGAAGTATAAACCGTATGAAGAGGCACTG TTGAGTGCTGAAACACCGAAGCTAGCAGAATATCAAGCTTACAttgattttgaaatgaaagcaggTGATCCAGCTCGCATTCAGTTGATCTATGAGAGAGCGTTGGCTGAGAACTGCCTTGTGCCAGATCTTTGGGCACGTTACAATCAGTACTtg GACCGGCAACTGAAAGTGAAAGAATTGGTCTTGTCTGCTCATGACCGTGCTGTTAGGAACTGTCCCTGGACGGTTGGGCTGTGGATTAGGTATCTTTTGGCGATGGAGAGGCATAGAGTTGATCACGGCATTATTTCTG aaatgtttgaaaaagcTCTGAATGCAGGTTTTATTCAGGCAACGGACTATGTAGAAATCTGGCAGGCATATCTTGACTACCTGAGAAGAAGAGTGGATTTTACACAAG aCTCGAGTAAAGAGCTGGAAGAGCTGCGGTCTGCATTTGCACGTGCTGTGGAGTATCTGAAACAAGAAGTAGAAGAGC GATTCAGTGAAAGTGGAGATCCATCCTGCACCATCATGCAGAACTGGGCAAGAGTTGAG GCCCGGTTGTGTAACAACATGCAGAAAGCCAGAGAGCTCTGGGACAACATTATGACAAAAGGAAATGCCAAATACGCTAACATGTGGCTGGAGTATTACAACCTAGAAAG agctcacGGTGATACTCAGCACTGCAGGAAGGCCTTGCATCGAGCAGTGCAATGCACGAGTGACTATCCAGAGCATGTCTGTGAGGTGCTGCTCACGCTGGAGAGAATTGAAG GAACACTAGAAGACTGGGACGCAGCAGttcaaaaaacagaaaacagattggCTCGAGTCAATGAACAAAGAGCAAAG GCTGCTGAGAAAGAAGCTGCTCTggcaaagcaggaggaggagaaggctgaacAACGAAAGCAGGCTcgggcagaaaagaaagcttccaaaaaggctaaaaaaaacAGGACTGGAGACAAGCGCAAAgcagatgatgatgatgagaGCGAATGGGGACAAGAAGAAGGAg agcagcccagcaAGAGACAcaagggagatggagatggtgatggTGTGCTTCTTGAAGACATGGAGGTAGAAACAGGGCTGTTTGGAAGAAGTGGGCCTGAAAAGCCAGATCACCCAgcaaaccaaaaggaaaaggcaTCTACCAGTCGAAAAGACATCCCCAAAGTTTTACATGACAGCAGTAAAGATAACGTCACTGTCTTTGTCAGCAACCTTTCCTACAATATGGCAGATCCTGAAGTGAAACTGAAAGAGCTCTTTGAGAGCTGTGGTGAGGTAGCAGAAATCCGTCCAGTATTCAGCAACAAGGGTGCTTTCCGGGGGTACTGCTATGTAGAATTCAAAGAAGAGAAATCTGCTCACCAAGCTCTTGGCTTGGATCGTAAAGTTGTGGAGGGAAGACCGATGTTTGTTTCTCCATGTGTTGACAAGAACAAGAATCCAAACTTTAAG gtGTTCAGGTATAGCACTACACTGGAGAAACATAAACTGTTTATATCTGGTTTGCCGTTTTCCTGCACtaaggaagagctggaagatgTGTGCAAAGCCCATGGGAATGTGAAAGACATCCGGCTGGTCACCAACCGAGCTGGAAAACCCAAG GGCCTGGCCTATGTGGAATATGAAAATGAAGCACAGGCCTCGCAGGCTGTGCTGAAAATGGATGGCCTGACAGTCAAGGAACATGTCATCAAGGTGGCGATCAGTAACCCCCCTCTCCGAAAGGTGCCGGACAAGACTGAGGCTGGCAAAGCATCGCCGTTTGCGGTACCACGACAGGTTTATGGAGC